The DNA region GGAAGTTCTCTACGTCGGTGATGCCAAGCTGACTGATGAACAGATCGCCAAGCTGCCGTTTGATCTGTATCGACAGGGCTTCGAGTACTACGGCAAGACCCACGCTCACCCCAACTCGACTTTCCGTTACACCCAGAGCAGCCTGATGGACCTGATGAGCTTCGATGCTACGGATCAGATCGAGCTGATCGACAAGCCGTTGCTGATGATCGCGGGCAGCAAGGCCGACAGCCTGTACATGTCGCAACAAGCCTTTGCCAAGGCCACCGGTACCCAGGACAAAAAACTGTTCACCATCGATGGCGCGACCCATATCGACACCTACTGGGTGCCTGCGTATGTGGACGTCGCAATGGGCCAGTTGACCGCGTTTTACGCCAGAACGCTCTGACTTGAAGGGATACGTCCTCATGAAGAACACCTTGATAGGCATCGCGGTGTGCGCCGCGGCCCCTTTTGCCGACGCCGCCGGTGCAGACAATGCCAGTGAGTCCCGGACCGCGCAGCAGATCAGCCGGGCGGGCAGTCAGGCTTCGGTTACGGGTCCTACGGACTATTTCACCGGGCGGGTACGCGTCGATCCCTTGTTTCCCGCCACGGACGAGATCAATGCTTCCGGTGCTTATGTCAGCTTCGAACCGGGCGCGCGCTCGGCCTGGCATACCCACCCCGCAGGACAGCGATTGGTGGTGACTTCCGGCGTGGGACTGGTCCAGGAATGGGGCAAGCCGATGCAGGAAATCCGCCCGGGCGACGTGATCGTCTGCCCTCCGGGCGTCAAGCACTGGCATGGCGCCGCTCCGACGAGCGCCATGACGCACCTGGCCGTGACTGGCTCGGTGGATGGCAAGAGTGTGCAATGGCTGGAGAAAGTGACCGACGAGCAATACAACGCCCAAGTTTCGGTGACACCGAAAGACGAGTCTACGGCCCAACCGGTGTCCGAGACGCTGTCCGCCAAGCAACAGGCCATCCCGTTGATGGCCGCCGCCATGGCCACGAGCAACATGTCCTGGCTCAATACCGCGTTGAATCAGGGGCTGGATGCGGGCCTGACGGTCAGCGAGGCGAAGGAAATTCTTGTGCAACTCTACGCCTACAGCGGTTTTCCACGCAGTCTCAATGCACTCGGCGAGCTGATGAACGTGGTCGATGCACGCAAGCAACGCGGTGTTCAGGACGATCCGGGGCGCGAGCCAGGTCGGGTCATTCCCGTCGGCGATGAACTCCTGGCGGCGGGCAAAGCCAATCAGACGCGAATCGCCGGTGCGCCTGTCCAGGGCCCGTTGTTCGACTTCGTTCCCGTCATCAACCAGTACTTGCAGGCGCATCTGTTTGGCGACATCTTCGAGCGCGACAACCTGGACTGGCAAAGTCGTGAGCTGGCCACCGTCGCTGCTTTAGCCGTCACTCCCGGTGTCGAGCCGCAACTGCGCTCGCACATGGCTGCCAGCCTGCGGGTCGGCCTGACTGCTGCGCAGTTACGTCAGCTGGTTCAACTGCTGGCTGACCAAGGTGATGCCGCCGCGGCCAAGCGTGCCGGTGAAGCGCTGGATAGCGTCCAGGCTAATCAACCCAAATAGCGCAGGGCTTCGCGCAGCAAGGTGAAGGCCGGTGAACTCTGGCGCCGGCTCGGATAATACAGATGGTAGCCAGAGAATGGTTCGCACCAGTCTTTGAGCACGCGAACTAACCGACCTTGCGCTATATGCTCCAGCACCAGGTCCTCCGGCATATAGGCCAGTCCCAGTCCCTGAAGAGCCGCCTCCAGGCGCATGGCGATGTTGTTGAATACCAGTTGGCCTTCAACCCGTACTTTCAGTTCTTGCCCGTCTTTTTCGAACTCCCAGAGGAACAGGCCGCCGTATGTCGGCATGCGCAGGGTGATGCAGTTGTGCACCATGAGGTCACTCGGGATGACCGGCTTGGGATATCGGGTGAAATACGCCGGGGAGCCAACCACCGCCATCCGCATGTCAGGGCCGATGCGCATCGCGATCATGTCCTTGGCCACTTGTTGACCCAGCCGTACGCCAGCGTCGAAACCCTCCGCCACGATGTCGGTAAGGCCATAGTCGACGATGATTTCGATATTGAGATCGGGATTATCGGGCAGCAGCTTCGCTAGCACCGGATGCAACAGTGTGATCGCCGAGTGCTCACCTGCGGTGATGCGCAATTTGCCGGCCGGTTTGTCGCGGAACTCGCTGAGCAACGCCAGCTCACTGTCGATTTCTTCGAACCGGGGGGCGATCACCCGCAGCAAATGCTCGCCGGCTTCGGTGGGGGAGACGCTTCGAGTGGTGCGAGCAAGCAACCTGACCCCCAGTCGCTCCTCCAACTGACGCATCGCCCGGCTCAAGGCCGGTTGAGACATGCCGAGCCTGGCGGCAGCGCGGGTGAAACTGCGCTCTTGGGCCACGGCCGAGAATATCGCGAGTTGGTCATAGCTTTCGACGGTCATTTATACGCCCGTGTTATAAACAGTTTGCGATTATGCCATCTGTGCGATTGATCGTCCGGCCCCTTAGGGAGCGAAGAATAAAATATACCGACCATGATCGTCCGCTTTTGGCCGAAAGCGGTCCTTCACGACCGGCAGCTAACGGTCCAGGCTGTGTAAAAACGCGGACACCGTTTTGAAGTCCGCGTTGCTACGTAAAATCTGCCAGCGTTTGGTTATCCAGCAGACCTTAAATTTGCGTAGGAGCGCGATTTTTGCTCCGATTCTGATCACAGCACCTGCTCGAAATTGTTTTTACACAGCCTCGGCCAATAGCGGACATCTGATGACCACTTTACAGTCCAACCGTATCCAGTCTTTGCCGGCGATAGAGGTCTTTTGAGGAAGCTTTCTCCGACTTTCCGCCCTCAACTGGTGCAATACCCATAACGCAATCTGGATAGAAAACGTCGAGGGTGGTGGCGCAGGATTCTCGGGTCTCAGCTACCCGTAGATAGGTTATGAACCGCGATTTGGAGAAGCTCAGCCGCTGGCTGAAAGAAGCAAAGATCACCGAGGTTGAATGCCTGATACCCGATATGAGTGGTATCGCCAGAGGCAAAATAGCCCCCACCGACAAGTTCCTCAGCGAGAAGGGCATGCGTCTCCCAGAGAGCGTGCTGCTGCAGACCATTACTGGGGACTACGTCGACGATGACATCTATTACGACCTGCTAGACACCGCAGATATCGACTTCTACTGCGTGCCTGATGACAGCGTCGTGTTCATCG from Pseudomonas cavernicola includes:
- a CDS encoding LysR family transcriptional regulator is translated as MTVESYDQLAIFSAVAQERSFTRAAARLGMSQPALSRAMRQLEERLGVRLLARTTRSVSPTEAGEHLLRVIAPRFEEIDSELALLSEFRDKPAGKLRITAGEHSAITLLHPVLAKLLPDNPDLNIEIIVDYGLTDIVAEGFDAGVRLGQQVAKDMIAMRIGPDMRMAVVGSPAYFTRYPKPVIPSDLMVHNCITLRMPTYGGLFLWEFEKDGQELKVRVEGQLVFNNIAMRLEAALQGLGLAYMPEDLVLEHIAQGRLVRVLKDWCEPFSGYHLYYPSRRQSSPAFTLLREALRYLG
- a CDS encoding cupin domain-containing carboxymuconolactone decarboxylase family protein; the encoded protein is MKNTLIGIAVCAAAPFADAAGADNASESRTAQQISRAGSQASVTGPTDYFTGRVRVDPLFPATDEINASGAYVSFEPGARSAWHTHPAGQRLVVTSGVGLVQEWGKPMQEIRPGDVIVCPPGVKHWHGAAPTSAMTHLAVTGSVDGKSVQWLEKVTDEQYNAQVSVTPKDESTAQPVSETLSAKQQAIPLMAAAMATSNMSWLNTALNQGLDAGLTVSEAKEILVQLYAYSGFPRSLNALGELMNVVDARKQRGVQDDPGREPGRVIPVGDELLAAGKANQTRIAGAPVQGPLFDFVPVINQYLQAHLFGDIFERDNLDWQSRELATVAALAVTPGVEPQLRSHMAASLRVGLTAAQLRQLVQLLADQGDAAAAKRAGEALDSVQANQPK